One region of Sphingomonas abietis genomic DNA includes:
- the hisA gene encoding 1-(5-phosphoribosyl)-5-[(5-phosphoribosylamino)methylideneamino]imidazole-4-carboxamide isomerase: MTAPLIIFPAIDLKGGQVVRLAEGDMDRATVYGDDPAHQARLFAEAGATHLHVVDLDGAFAGKAVNATAVEAIVAAFPGKVQLGGGIRDRAAVDRWLGLGVDRVVIGTAALDHPDFVAQAARDLPGRIVVAVDARDGFVATKGWADVSEVRVVDLAERFADVGVAALLFTDVGRDGLLKGCNVEATQALAHASAIPVIASGGVAGIEDIEALMIARSGIVEGGIEGVITGRALYDGRLDLADALRMAQA; the protein is encoded by the coding sequence ATGACCGCGCCTCTGATCATCTTCCCGGCCATCGATCTCAAGGGCGGGCAGGTCGTCCGTCTCGCCGAGGGCGATATGGATCGCGCCACCGTCTATGGCGACGATCCCGCGCATCAGGCCCGGCTGTTCGCCGAAGCCGGGGCGACCCACCTCCATGTCGTCGATCTCGACGGCGCCTTCGCCGGCAAGGCCGTCAACGCCACCGCGGTCGAGGCGATCGTCGCGGCCTTCCCCGGCAAGGTCCAGCTCGGCGGCGGCATCCGTGACCGCGCTGCGGTGGATCGCTGGCTCGGCCTGGGCGTCGACCGGGTGGTGATCGGCACCGCCGCGCTCGACCATCCCGATTTCGTCGCGCAGGCGGCGCGCGATCTTCCCGGCCGCATCGTCGTCGCGGTCGATGCGCGGGACGGCTTCGTCGCCACCAAGGGCTGGGCCGACGTCTCCGAGGTCCGTGTCGTCGATCTCGCCGAGCGGTTCGCCGATGTCGGGGTGGCCGCCTTGCTGTTCACCGATGTCGGTCGCGACGGCCTGCTCAAGGGCTGCAACGTCGAGGCGACGCAGGCCCTCGCCCACGCCAGCGCCATTCCGGTGATCGCCAGCGGCGGCGTCGCCGGGATCGAGGATATCGAGGCGCTGATGATCGCGCGTTCGGGCATCGTGGAAGGCGGCATCGAGGGCGTGATCACCGGCCGGGCACTCTATGACGGCCGCCTCGATCTGGCCGACGCGCTGAGGATGGCGCAGGCATGA
- a CDS encoding adenosine kinase, with amino-acid sequence MTDTTLDIIAIGNALVDVLSPAGDDFLASQGLTKGAMQLIDADRATSLYSHMGPGKEISGGSAGNTVAGAAMMGARCAFIGQVAKDQLGEVFVHDLQSQGIDFTVAPRDADIPTGRCLILVGECGERTMNTYLGAAQFLPASAVDEAQVASAKVLLLEGYLWDPAEPRAAMQAAIKMARKAGRQVALGVSAVFCIMNHLADFTALVDQGDIDILFANEEELLALTGAADFDAAMDALAAKLPLVVATRGKDGAWAASGTQRFHVPAEPVDRVVDTTGAGDLFSAGYLVGHVQGRPVEDCLRMGAIAAAEVISHYGARPEQDLKALIAAKLG; translated from the coding sequence GTGACCGATACCACGCTCGACATCATCGCCATCGGCAACGCCCTCGTGGACGTGCTGTCGCCGGCGGGAGACGATTTCCTCGCCTCTCAGGGCCTTACCAAGGGCGCCATGCAGCTGATCGACGCCGATCGCGCGACGTCGCTCTATTCGCACATGGGCCCGGGCAAGGAGATTTCGGGCGGTTCGGCCGGCAATACCGTCGCCGGTGCGGCGATGATGGGCGCGCGCTGCGCCTTCATCGGCCAGGTCGCGAAGGACCAGCTCGGCGAGGTCTTCGTCCATGACCTGCAGTCGCAGGGGATCGATTTCACCGTCGCCCCGCGCGATGCCGACATCCCGACTGGGCGCTGCCTGATCCTGGTCGGCGAATGCGGCGAGCGGACGATGAACACCTATCTCGGCGCGGCGCAGTTCCTGCCGGCATCGGCGGTCGACGAGGCGCAGGTGGCCTCGGCCAAGGTGCTGCTGCTCGAAGGCTATCTGTGGGATCCGGCCGAACCGCGCGCGGCGATGCAGGCGGCGATCAAGATGGCGCGCAAGGCCGGCCGCCAGGTCGCGCTCGGCGTGTCCGCCGTGTTCTGCATCATGAACCACCTCGCCGACTTCACGGCGCTGGTCGACCAGGGCGACATCGATATCCTGTTCGCCAACGAGGAAGAGCTGCTGGCGCTGACCGGCGCGGCGGATTTCGACGCGGCGATGGATGCGCTGGCGGCGAAGCTGCCGCTGGTCGTCGCGACGCGCGGCAAGGATGGCGCCTGGGCGGCATCGGGCACCCAGCGTTTCCATGTGCCGGCCGAGCCGGTCGACCGCGTGGTCGACACCACCGGTGCGGGCGATCTTTTCTCGGCCGGCTATCTGGTCGGCCATGTGCAGGGACGCCCGGTCGAGGATTGCCTGCGGATGGGCGCGATCGCGGCGGCCGAGGTGATCTCGCATTATGGCGCGCGGCCGGAGCAGGATCTCAAGGCGTTGATCGCCGCCAAGCTCGGCTGA
- the queG gene encoding tRNA epoxyqueuosine(34) reductase QueG, translating to MLPPTTLTERLKAEALRLGFVACGVTRAVDDPLPGERLAEWLADGAHGEMGWMEARADWRRSPKALWPEVRSVVALGMSYAPPENPMRLADEPETARISVYAQGQDYHDIVKKALKALARWLVVEGGGALKVFVDTAPVMEKPLAMAAGLGWQGKHTNLVSRDHGSWLLLGCVMTELELDPDPPSRDSCGSCDACQVACPTNAFPAPYKIDARRCISYLTIEHAGPIPHDLREGIGNHVYGCDDCLSACPWNKFAVSARANMAFAARAELAAPQVGDLLALDDAGFRQVFSGSPIKRIGRDRMVRNAAIVAGNSGNAGLASQLEPLLDDPAPVVRGAAVWALGRLGMLDPARADGEEDEQVRSEWDVALRAPHRAG from the coding sequence ATGTTACCGCCGACGACCCTGACCGAACGCCTGAAGGCGGAGGCGCTGCGCCTCGGCTTCGTCGCCTGCGGGGTGACGCGGGCGGTGGATGACCCGTTGCCAGGCGAACGCCTCGCCGAATGGCTGGCGGACGGCGCGCATGGCGAGATGGGCTGGATGGAGGCCCGCGCCGACTGGCGGCGTTCTCCGAAGGCGCTGTGGCCCGAGGTGCGGTCCGTGGTCGCGCTGGGGATGAGCTATGCGCCGCCCGAAAACCCGATGCGGCTGGCCGACGAGCCCGAGACGGCGCGCATCTCGGTCTATGCCCAGGGGCAGGATTATCACGATATCGTCAAGAAGGCGCTGAAGGCGCTCGCCCGCTGGCTGGTGGTGGAGGGCGGCGGCGCGCTCAAGGTCTTCGTCGATACCGCGCCGGTGATGGAAAAGCCGCTGGCGATGGCGGCGGGGCTGGGCTGGCAGGGCAAGCACACCAATCTGGTCAGCCGCGATCATGGCAGCTGGCTGCTGCTCGGCTGCGTGATGACCGAGCTGGAACTCGATCCCGATCCACCCTCGCGGGACAGTTGCGGGTCGTGCGATGCCTGCCAGGTGGCGTGCCCGACCAACGCCTTCCCCGCACCCTATAAGATCGATGCGCGGCGCTGCATCTCCTACCTCACCATCGAACATGCCGGCCCGATCCCGCACGATCTGCGCGAGGGAATCGGCAATCATGTCTATGGCTGCGACGATTGCCTGTCGGCCTGCCCGTGGAACAAGTTCGCGGTCTCGGCGCGCGCCAACATGGCGTTTGCGGCCCGCGCCGAACTGGCGGCGCCGCAGGTCGGCGATTTGCTGGCGCTGGACGATGCGGGCTTCCGGCAGGTCTTCTCGGGCTCGCCGATCAAGCGGATCGGGCGCGACCGGATGGTACGCAACGCCGCGATCGTGGCCGGCAACAGCGGCAACGCCGGGCTGGCGTCCCAGCTGGAGCCGCTGCTCGACGACCCGGCGCCGGTGGTGCGGGGCGCGGCCGTCTGGGCGCTCGGCCGGCTGGGGATGCTCGATCCGGCACGGGCGGACGGCGAGGAGGACGAGCAGGTCAGGTCGGAATGGGACGTCGCGCTCAGGGCGCCGCATCGCGCCGGCTGA
- a CDS encoding PEP-CTERM sorting domain-containing protein (PEP-CTERM proteins occur, often in large numbers, in the proteomes of bacteria that also encode an exosortase, a predicted intramembrane cysteine proteinase. The presence of a PEP-CTERM domain at a protein's C-terminus predicts cleavage within the sorting domain, followed by covalent anchoring to some some component of the (usually Gram-negative) cell surface. Many PEP-CTERM proteins exhibit an unusual sequence composition that includes large numbers of potential glycosylation sites. Expression of one such protein has been shown restore the ability of a bacterium to form floc, a type of biofilm.), with amino-acid sequence MKFAHLLFAAAAVTAISITPAQAGGSFGGSSGGWGHGSTSSSSGGHSSTSSGGMPSSSSSSSGGATSVPEPGDAILLLMGAAGVIIGRKFHARAKRRG; translated from the coding sequence ATGAAATTCGCCCATCTTCTTTTCGCGGCCGCGGCCGTCACTGCGATCTCCATCACGCCGGCGCAGGCCGGTGGCTCCTTCGGCGGGTCGTCGGGCGGCTGGGGCCATGGCTCCACCTCGTCCTCGTCCGGTGGGCACAGCTCCACCTCGTCGGGCGGGATGCCGAGTTCCAGCAGTTCGTCCTCGGGCGGCGCCACCTCGGTGCCGGAGCCCGGCGACGCGATCCTGCTGCTGATGGGCGCCGCCGGCGTCATCATCGGCCGCAAGTTCCATGCGCGCGCCAAGCGCCGCGGCTGA
- a CDS encoding copper chaperone PCu(A)C, with protein MRFAHVAPVMLLVLAACHHEATLSADHGWVRLPAVPGHPGAAYLVIHGGPVPARLLAVESKAAGASELHESMATGRGGATGMARLDGVDVPAHGELRFAPGGRHVMLFGLSPAWKAKGRMPLSLRFATGQSLTVDAMVVGAGDAAPY; from the coding sequence ATGCGTTTCGCCCATGTCGCGCCGGTGATGCTGCTGGTTCTGGCGGCCTGCCATCATGAGGCGACGCTGTCGGCGGATCATGGCTGGGTGCGGCTGCCGGCCGTGCCGGGCCATCCGGGCGCGGCCTATCTGGTGATCCATGGCGGGCCGGTTCCCGCGCGGCTGTTGGCCGTGGAGAGCAAGGCGGCAGGGGCCAGCGAATTGCATGAGAGCATGGCGACGGGCCGCGGCGGAGCGACCGGCATGGCCCGGCTGGACGGGGTCGATGTGCCGGCGCATGGCGAATTGCGCTTCGCGCCCGGTGGCCGCCACGTCATGCTGTTCGGGCTCAGCCCGGCGTGGAAGGCGAAGGGCCGGATGCCGCTCAGCCTGCGGTTCGCGACGGGACAGTCGTTGACGGTGGATGCGATGGTGGTCGGCGCTGGCGACGCGGCGCCTTATTGA
- a CDS encoding histidine triad nucleotide-binding protein, translating to MPIDATLPYDDANIFARILRGEIPCQKVFEDDFALAFHDIAPQAPIHILVIPKGRYVSWDDFSATASEAEIAGFVRAVGQVARDNGLVAPGYRLLANIGAHGHQEVPHLHVHLFGGRPLGAMLSRG from the coding sequence ATGCCGATCGACGCCACCCTGCCCTATGACGACGCCAACATCTTCGCCAGGATCCTACGCGGCGAGATCCCGTGCCAGAAGGTCTTCGAGGACGACTTCGCGCTCGCCTTCCACGATATCGCGCCGCAGGCGCCGATCCACATCCTGGTGATTCCCAAGGGGCGCTATGTCTCCTGGGACGATTTTTCGGCGACGGCGTCCGAGGCCGAGATCGCCGGCTTCGTCCGCGCCGTCGGCCAGGTCGCGCGGGACAACGGGTTGGTGGCGCCGGGATATCGGCTGCTCGCCAATATCGGCGCACATGGCCATCAGGAGGTGCCGCATCTCCATGTCCATCTGTTCGGCGGACGCCCGCTCGGCGCGATGCTGTCACGCGGCTGA
- the hisB gene encoding imidazoleglycerol-phosphate dehydratase HisB, with product MRRATVRRETTETQIAVTLDLDGTGIYRISTGIGFLDHMLEQLSRHALIDLTVEAKGDLHIDQHHTTEDSALAIGEAFSKALGDRKGIQRFGSAYAPMDETLTRAAIDISGRPYLVFRTAFSQSKLGDFDTELFEHWFHSFAQAAGITLHVETLYGRNNHHIVESAFKALARALRAAIEVDPRKADQVPSTKGTLGGSAGGSGDAQ from the coding sequence ATGCGCCGCGCCACTGTCCGCCGCGAGACGACCGAGACGCAGATCGCGGTCACACTCGATCTCGACGGCACCGGAATCTACCGGATCTCGACCGGGATCGGTTTCCTCGATCACATGCTCGAACAATTGTCGCGTCACGCGCTGATCGACCTCACCGTCGAGGCGAAGGGCGACCTTCACATCGATCAGCACCACACGACCGAGGATTCGGCGCTGGCGATCGGCGAGGCGTTCAGCAAGGCGCTCGGCGATCGCAAGGGCATCCAGCGCTTCGGCTCGGCCTATGCGCCGATGGATGAGACGCTGACCCGTGCCGCGATCGACATCTCCGGCCGACCCTATCTGGTCTTCCGCACCGCCTTCAGCCAATCGAAGCTCGGCGATTTCGATACCGAATTGTTCGAGCACTGGTTCCACAGCTTCGCGCAGGCGGCCGGCATCACGCTGCACGTCGAGACGCTCTACGGCCGCAACAACCATCATATCGTGGAGAGCGCGTTCAAGGCACTCGCCCGCGCGCTCCGCGCCGCGATCGAGGTCGATCCGCGCAAGGCCGATCAGGTGCCGTCCACCAAGGGCACGCTGGGAGGCTCGGCCGGAGGCAGCGGCGACGCGCAATGA
- a CDS encoding SspB family protein has protein sequence MTEPTVADSLIPYDEIVQEALRAVVGRVLGEVERAGGLPGEHHFYITFKTQAQGVDIPLHLSQRFPDEMTIVIQNRYWELKANPDGFEVGLSFNQVPAKLIVPFAAVTGFVDPAVNFALQFQAQSEDGDAEPAEPENDTPIATSEDGSNVVSVDFTRKK, from the coding sequence ATGACCGAACCGACCGTAGCAGACAGCCTGATTCCCTATGACGAGATCGTGCAGGAGGCACTGCGCGCCGTCGTCGGCCGTGTGCTGGGCGAGGTCGAGCGTGCCGGCGGCCTGCCCGGCGAGCATCATTTCTACATCACCTTCAAGACGCAGGCTCAGGGCGTGGACATTCCGCTCCACCTCAGCCAGCGCTTTCCCGACGAGATGACGATCGTCATCCAGAACCGCTATTGGGAGCTCAAGGCCAACCCGGACGGCTTCGAGGTCGGCCTGTCGTTCAACCAGGTGCCGGCCAAGCTGATCGTGCCGTTCGCGGCCGTCACGGGCTTCGTCGATCCGGCGGTGAATTTCGCGCTCCAGTTCCAGGCCCAGTCCGAGGATGGCGACGCCGAGCCGGCCGAGCCCGAGAATGACACCCCGATCGCGACCAGCGAGGATGGCTCGAACGTGGTTTCGGTGGATTTCACCCGCAAGAAGTGA
- the hisF gene encoding imidazole glycerol phosphate synthase subunit HisF: MTVRVRVIPCLDVAGGRVVKGVNFVDLADAGDPVEQARIYDAAQADELCFLDITASHEERGTILDVVARTASVCFMPLTVGGGVRRVEDARALLLAGADKVAVNSAAVARPALVGEMAERFGAQCVVGAIDARHVGPGQWEVFTHGGRKPTGIDAIAHARDLAARGAGELLITSMDRDGTRDGYDLALTRAISDAVSVPVIASGGVGNLDHLVAGVTEGHASAVLAASIFHFGQHSVAQARAALAEAGLPVRS; this comes from the coding sequence ATGACCGTCCGCGTCCGCGTCATCCCCTGCCTCGACGTGGCGGGCGGGCGTGTGGTCAAGGGCGTCAACTTCGTCGATCTCGCCGATGCCGGCGATCCGGTCGAGCAGGCGCGGATCTACGACGCCGCGCAGGCCGACGAACTCTGCTTCCTCGATATCACCGCCAGCCATGAGGAGCGCGGCACCATCCTCGACGTGGTGGCGCGCACCGCGTCGGTCTGCTTCATGCCGCTCACCGTCGGCGGCGGCGTGCGCCGGGTGGAGGACGCGCGCGCGCTGCTGCTCGCCGGCGCCGACAAGGTGGCGGTCAACTCCGCCGCCGTCGCGCGACCGGCGCTGGTCGGCGAGATGGCCGAGCGCTTCGGCGCGCAATGCGTCGTCGGCGCGATCGACGCGCGCCATGTCGGGCCGGGCCAGTGGGAGGTCTTCACCCATGGCGGGCGCAAGCCGACCGGGATCGACGCCATCGCCCATGCCCGCGATCTCGCCGCGCGCGGGGCCGGCGAATTGCTGATCACCTCGATGGATCGGGACGGCACGCGTGACGGCTATGATCTCGCGCTCACCCGCGCGATCTCCGATGCGGTTTCGGTGCCGGTGATCGCCAGCGGCGGCGTCGGCAATCTCGATCATCTGGTGGCGGGCGTCACCGAAGGCCATGCCTCGGCGGTGCTGGCGGCCTCGATCTTCCATTTCGGGCAGCACAGCGTCGCACAGGCGCGCGCGGCGCTGGCCGAAGCCGGGCTGCCCGTCCGCAGCTGA
- a CDS encoding vgr related protein, with product MGMTDDRRGLTLGETALAHLIFGDAIDYAAVRLHHRRWFPFQPRETVMAPDGDIWIPAGSSAWCGDFSSASLSMQGLFIHEMTHVWQAQRGGRWYLPLARHPFCRYSYHLKPGKPFRRYGIEQQAEIVRHAWFARHGGGKAASELEAILPFRHA from the coding sequence ATGGGTATGACGGACGACAGGCGCGGATTGACGCTGGGCGAAACCGCCCTGGCCCATCTGATATTCGGCGATGCGATCGATTATGCGGCGGTGCGCCTGCACCATCGCCGCTGGTTTCCCTTTCAGCCGCGCGAGACGGTGATGGCGCCCGACGGGGATATCTGGATACCGGCGGGCAGTTCGGCATGGTGTGGTGACTTTTCCTCGGCGAGCCTGTCGATGCAGGGGCTCTTCATCCACGAGATGACCCATGTCTGGCAGGCGCAGCGCGGCGGGCGCTGGTATCTGCCGCTCGCGCGCCATCCCTTCTGCCGCTATTCCTACCATCTCAAGCCCGGCAAGCCGTTCCGCCGCTACGGCATCGAGCAGCAGGCGGAAATCGTTCGCCATGCTTGGTTCGCGCGGCACGGCGGCGGCAAGGCGGCGAGCGAGCTGGAAGCGATCCTGCCCTTCCGCCACGCCTGA
- the hisH gene encoding imidazole glycerol phosphate synthase subunit HisH: MTLALIDYGAGNLRSVDNALRAAGATDVAVTADPDLVRTADRIVLPGVGAFGACMAALSALPGMIEAMNARVIDGGVPFLGICVGMQLMANAGEEMGIFPGLGWIDGTVRHLPETPGLKVPHMGWNDVVPRRAHPLLVPGEAYFLHSYAFDLADPADLPADLIATTDHGGQVTAAVGRDNMLGVQFHPEKSQAYGLALLNRFLEWKP; the protein is encoded by the coding sequence ATGACGCTGGCCCTGATCGATTATGGCGCGGGCAATCTGCGCTCGGTGGACAATGCCCTGCGGGCGGCCGGCGCGACGGACGTTGCGGTGACGGCCGATCCCGATCTAGTCCGTACCGCCGACCGGATCGTGCTGCCGGGCGTCGGCGCCTTCGGGGCCTGCATGGCGGCGCTGTCCGCGCTGCCGGGCATGATCGAGGCGATGAACGCGCGCGTCATCGACGGTGGCGTGCCCTTCCTGGGAATCTGCGTCGGCATGCAGCTGATGGCCAATGCCGGCGAGGAGATGGGCATCTTCCCCGGCCTCGGCTGGATCGACGGCACCGTCCGCCACCTGCCCGAGACCCCCGGCCTCAAGGTGCCCCATATGGGCTGGAACGACGTCGTGCCCCGGCGCGCGCATCCGCTGCTGGTGCCGGGCGAGGCCTATTTCCTGCACAGTTACGCCTTCGATCTCGCCGATCCGGCCGATCTGCCGGCCGATCTGATCGCGACGACCGATCATGGCGGCCAGGTGACCGCCGCGGTCGGCCGCGACAATATGCTCGGCGTCCAGTTCCATCCCGAGAAGAGCCAGGCCTATGGGCTCGCTCTGCTCAACCGTTTCCTGGAGTGGAAGCCATGA
- a CDS encoding amino acid permease, with translation MIFGRVKSLDAILATAEKKSLHRSLGAFQLTLLGIGAVIGTGIFVLTSEAAQKAGPGMLLSFIVAGFVCAVAALCYSELASMVPVAGSAYTYTYAVVGELLAWMVGWALILEYAVGASAVAVGWSNHAVGLLSASGFHFPAIISNADALMAHIQLAFGAAPSVDLTTAETVGGWINLPAVLISIAVMGLLVLGTTESAFVNAILVCIKIAALLLFVALTWPGMNTAHFEPFLPTGSIGVFGAAASIFFAYVGFDAVSTAAEETKNPQRNVPIGLIGSLVVCTIFYLLVASGAIGAIGSQPVTGANGALLEPGSAEMAGRCAAITASGAIEPLVCSKEALVHVLQVIGHPIFGWFVGLAAVLALPSVVLMMMYGQTRIFFTMARDGLLPTKLASVHPKFRTPHIVTYVTGAAATIAAAFLPVGKLADYSNSGTLFAFLMVAVSVMVLRKTDPARKRPFRTPLVWIVAPLAIIGCIALYLSLPLTAILVLPIWGILGLLVYFLYSRSRSFVGRGVIDDSGEAAPDATHR, from the coding sequence ATGATCTTCGGCAGAGTAAAGTCTCTGGACGCGATCCTCGCGACCGCGGAAAAAAAATCGCTGCACCGTTCTTTGGGGGCTTTCCAGCTGACGTTGCTCGGCATCGGTGCCGTGATCGGCACGGGTATCTTCGTGCTGACGTCGGAGGCCGCGCAGAAGGCCGGGCCGGGCATGTTGCTGAGCTTCATCGTCGCCGGCTTCGTCTGCGCGGTGGCGGCACTCTGCTATTCCGAACTGGCCTCGATGGTGCCGGTGGCCGGCTCCGCTTATACCTATACCTATGCCGTGGTCGGCGAATTGCTGGCCTGGATGGTCGGCTGGGCGCTGATCCTCGAATATGCGGTGGGCGCGAGCGCGGTCGCGGTCGGCTGGTCCAACCATGCGGTCGGCCTGCTGAGCGCATCGGGCTTTCATTTCCCGGCGATCATCAGCAACGCCGATGCGCTGATGGCGCACATCCAGCTGGCGTTCGGCGCGGCCCCGTCGGTTGATCTGACCACGGCGGAGACGGTCGGCGGCTGGATCAATCTTCCCGCCGTCCTGATCTCGATCGCGGTGATGGGCCTGCTGGTGCTCGGCACCACCGAGAGCGCCTTCGTCAACGCCATTCTGGTCTGCATCAAGATCGCGGCGCTGTTGCTGTTCGTAGCGCTGACCTGGCCGGGGATGAACACCGCCCATTTCGAGCCCTTCCTGCCGACCGGATCGATCGGCGTGTTCGGCGCCGCCGCCTCGATCTTCTTCGCCTATGTGGGCTTCGACGCGGTCTCCACCGCGGCCGAGGAAACCAAGAACCCGCAGCGCAACGTGCCGATCGGCCTGATCGGCAGCCTCGTCGTCTGCACCATCTTCTATCTGCTGGTCGCCTCCGGCGCGATCGGCGCGATCGGCTCGCAGCCGGTGACCGGCGCCAATGGCGCGCTGCTCGAGCCCGGTTCGGCCGAGATGGCCGGCCGCTGCGCCGCGATCACGGCGAGCGGCGCGATCGAGCCGCTGGTCTGCTCCAAGGAGGCGCTGGTCCATGTCCTCCAGGTGATCGGCCATCCGATCTTCGGCTGGTTCGTCGGCCTCGCCGCCGTCCTTGCGCTGCCCTCGGTCGTGCTGATGATGATGTACGGCCAGACCCGCATTTTCTTCACCATGGCCCGTGACGGCCTGCTGCCCACCAAGCTGGCGAGCGTGCATCCGAAGTTCCGCACGCCGCACATCGTCACCTACGTCACCGGCGCCGCCGCGACGATCGCCGCCGCCTTCCTGCCGGTCGGCAAGCTGGCCGACTATTCGAACTCCGGCACGCTGTTCGCCTTCCTGATGGTGGCGGTATCGGTGATGGTGCTGCGCAAGACCGACCCGGCCCGCAAGCGGCCGTTCCGCACGCCGCTCGTCTGGATCGTGGCGCCGCTCGCGATCATCGGCTGCATCGCGCTCTATCTGTCGCTGCCGCTGACCGCGATCCTGGTGCTCCCGATCTGGGGCATACTCGGCCTGCTGGTCTATTTCCTCTACAGCCGCTCGCGCTCTTTTGTCGGCCGCGGCGTGATCGACGACAGCGGCGAAGCCGCGCCGGACGCCACCCACCGCTGA